In the genome of Mycobacterium sp. 3519A, the window CGCCTGCTCAGCGGGTGGGGAACGACCGAAATCGGTACGGGCACCGTGACGCGCGTCGACGATACACCGGACTGGGCCGCCTTCAGCGACGGCAGGCCTATCGCGGGCGCAGAAGTCCAGCTTCGGTCTGCCGCGGTCGCTTCGCACGAGCAACCCCAGCGGGTTTTCGTCCGCGGCGCCACGGTGTGCCTGGCGACTGCGTGCCGCGACGGCGACGCGTTCACCGTCACCGCCGAGCACGACGACGGCTGGTATGACACCGGCGATCTCGCCGTACCCGATGGCCGCGGCGGGATCCGGTTGATGGGCCGCGTCACCGACCGGATCAGCGGAGTATTCCTGATTCCCGCCGACGTTGAATCCGAACTGAGGGCCAATCCGCAAGTCGACGATGTGGCGCTGGTCGGCTACCGCAACGACGACGGCGCCGAATCGCCCTGCGCCGTGCTGGTTCCCGCGACCACCCCACCGATCAACCTGGATGAACTGCGCCGGTACCTGACCGGCCTCGGGGTCACCGAATGGTGCCTGCCCACCCGGCTGGAGTACGTCCAATCTCTGCCGCGCACCAGCAATGGCAAGGTGCGCAAGGAACTTCTGCGGCGCTGGCTGGTGGGACATGCCTCGGTGCGAGATTGAAGTTCCACCGCGTAAACGAAGGAAAGCATTGAATGGCAAGAGTTCTCGCGTATCTGAGCCCCGCGATGGGTCACTTCTTCCCCGCCAGCGTGCTGCTGAGGGAGTTGGGTAATCGCGGCCACGAGATCGCGCTGCGCACTTTCGCCGCTGGCGTGCAAACCGGCTGTGACATGGGTTTCGACACGCAACCGGTCGATCCTCGCATCGAAGTCACGCGCCTCGGTGACGCGGGCGCCGCATCCCCGAAGGAGGCGCTGTCGCAGGTACGGGAGGCGTTCGCTCGTCGCGCCGAGTTCGAGATCTTCGATCTGGCCGAAGCCATCCACGAGTTCCACCCCGAACTGCTGATAGTTGACCCGAATTGCTGGGGCGCCTCGGCAGTCGCCGAGGCCAGCGGGCTGCCTTGGCTGTCGTTCTGGGCGTTCGTGCCGTATCTGCGATCTCGTGGAGTGCCGCCATGGGGGCCGGGGTTGCGGCCGTGGCCCGGTCCGGTCGGTCGTCTGCGGGATGCGCTGCTCCGTCCGAAATTCAACGCGCCTGATGCGTGGACCGCGTCGCACAACGTCATTCGTGCCAGACTCGGTCTGTCACCGCTGAAATCGGCCGACGACTACGCACGTCGGGCACCGCTGCTGCTGGTGGCCACGGCCCAACCGTTCGACTACCCGCGGCCGGACACAGACGACTCCATCCAGTACATCGGCCCCTGCTCTTATGACCCGACACCGCCGACAGTGCCGACATGGCTGACCCAGATAGACCGCCCCATCATCCTAATCTCCACATCGTCAGAAGATCAGGGAGATATCCAGCTGGCACGGGTAGCGCTGGAGGCGATGGCCGACGCGCCCGTCCATGTCGTGGCCACCTTCCCGGCGGGGGTGCCGCCCGACATCACACCGCCGCCGAATGCCACTGTGCGCGAGTTCGTCCCGCACAGCCTGGTACTCGCGCGCGCCTCCTGCGCGGTCACCCACGGCGGCATGGGCGTCACCCAGAAGTCGCTGGCGCACGGGGTGCCGGTATGCGTTGTGCCCTACGGCCGTGACCAGTTCGAAGTCGCCCGGCGCGTCGAAGTGGCGAAGTGCGGCACCCGACTGCTGCCGAAAAATCTCACCGTGCCTCGGATGCGCGCGAAGATCCTGGAGGCGATGACGATGGCCGACGGTGCGCGTCGTGTCGCCGACGGGTACGCCGCGACCGGCGGGGCGGCCCGGGGCGCCGACGTGATCGAACAACGGCTGCTGACGTCGACGCGGGATGCTTCATGACCTGTCCCACCGTGCTTCTGGTGCCGGGCGCCTGGCACAAGCCCGGCCACTTCGACCTGCTCGTCAACGAACTGACCGATGTCGACGTACGCACTGTGACGTTGACGAGCAGCGGTGACGATCCGGCAACCCTTGGCGACATGTATGCCGACGCGGCGGTGATAGCGCAGGCGGCCGCCGCGATCGACGGGCCGGTGGTCGTGGTCGCGCATTCCTATGGCGGTGTACCCACCACCCAGGCGTTGGCGAAGGCCGAAAACGTCCGGCGCGTCGTGTATCTCGCCGCCTTTCAACTCGACGTCGGTGAGTCGCTGTTGTCCCCCAACGGTGGTCGTTTGATGCCGTGGACGAGACTGCACCACCGCGACGGCATCGGCGGCTACGTCGAAGTGACCACACCGATGACCGCGTTCTACCACGACGTCGAGGACCGCACTGCCACCCAAGCGGTCGCGCAACTCGGCTACCAGCGCTACACCGCGATGCAGCAACAGGTCACCGAAACCGCGTGGCGGACGATCCCGAGCACATACGTCATATGTGAAGGGGACAACGCGATTCCAGTCGCCGCGCAGGAGATGATGGCCAAGAACGCCAACGACGTGTTGCGGATCGAGACGTCGCACTCCCCCTTCCTGTCTCAGCCGGAAGCACTCGCACAGCTCATCAGGCGGTGTCTTGAGTAGGTGACCGGCTGGCAACATCCCGGCGGGCGATGGCCACCGATCCTCTGTTGCCTGACGCCCGGCGCCCCGACGATGAGCATGTGTACGCACAGATCGTGTTATTCGACGGGTTCGACCCACTCGACGCCATCGCACCGTTCGAGGTGCTGGCCGCAGGCAGTGATGCGGTCGGCGGCGACCTCGAGGTGGAACTGGTCTCCGCCGGAGGCCCGCGGCAGGTGGTCAGCGGCACCAGGGGCATGGTGTTGAACGCGACGGCCCAACTCGACCCAGCCAAGCCCGGTTACGTGATCGTGCCCGGCGCCAGCGGTCCGATCGACGGTGATCCGGACGAGGTTGACACCATCCCGGTGCTGCTGGCCCGGTTCGGCGAGACGAGCGCGGTGCCGTTGATGCGCAAGGCGATGGCCAACCCGGACGTGACGGTGGCGACCGTCTGTGGCGGGTCGCTGGCGCTGGCGATGGCAGGTCTGCTCGAGGGCAGGCACGCGGTCACCCATCACCTCGGCATGGACGTGCTGGACGCGACGGGCGTCACCGTCGTCGATGCCAGGGTCGTCGACGACGGTGACCTGGTGACGGCGGGCGCGGTGACCTCGGGGCTGGATCTCGCGCTGTATCTGCTGCAGCGCAGCTACGGACCGCAGGTGGCGCTGAGCGTGGAGAAGTTGTTCGGGTACGAGCGGAGGGGCACGGTATGGACCTGACCGGCGACTGGGACCTGACGATCAAGACGCCGATCGGCTCTCTCGCGATCGTCTACTCGTTCACCGACAACGGCACCGGCACCGCGACCGGTAAGGGCGAGACGGTGCCTCTGCGTGACATTGTCGTTGACGGACAACGGGTTACCTGGCGGCAGTCGGTGACCAAGCCGATGCGGCTCAACCTCGATTTCGACGTCGTCGTCGACGGTGACCGGATGCGCGGTCATTCCAAAGCGGGCCGGTTGCCGCGGTCGGCGGTGACCGGGGTGCGTCAGGGCCGCATCTCGTAGGCGCCGTCATAGGCCTCGACGCGCTGCCACACCCGGTCGAAGCGTTCGGCATCGGACACCGGTTTGCGGATCGCGGCGACGGCCCAGTCCTGCTGAGCCTGCGTGGAACTCGGCTTACCGTGCAGCGCAACGGCGTACGCGCTGAAGTCGCGGATCTGGAAATCGAAGATCTGGTCGACGATGTCGTCGTCGAGGCCGGTCAGCACCGCCTGTTCCAGGATGAGCTGGCCGTAGACGATCAACGAGAACAGGTGCCCGACGTTGAGCATGAAGCCCAGGTCCTTCTGCTGGTCGGCGTCGGGCGCGGCGGTCGCAAGGAGCGTCGAAAACGCTTGGGCCTGTTCGTAGAACCGTGCCACGTTCGGGATGCGGGCGTGGTCCTCATACGTTGGTTTCCAGTCGGCGAACTGCACTTTCGCCGCGCCGCGGGTCGGCCCCTGGTTCCAGAAGAAGGTGTCGTCGGCGGGGTCGTTGCGGGTCGGGATCTCAGGGTATTCGGCCGGGTTGAACATGTAGTTGGGCATGAACTTCAGCACCAGACCGACGTTCACATGGACGGTGCCTTCCAGTCGCGGAAGTGTGCCGATCAACTGTGAAACCTCGCGGAACATCGTGTTCTTCTCGTAACCCTTGGCCGCGATCACGTCGTGCAACGCCCGCACGACCGTCTCACCCTCCATGGTGACCTTGGCTTTGGTCATCGGGTTGAACAGCAGATAGCGCCGGTCCTCGAGGCTGGCGCTGCGGAAGTAGTCGACCGCACGCTGGCTGAACAACTTCATCGCCACCAGACGGGCGTACGCGTCGACGAAATTGGCTCGCACATGGGTGAAGTCGGTCACCGGGTGGCCGTACAGGATGCGGTTCTGCGCATGCGTGATCGCCTCGTAGAAGGCGTGTTCGGTCATGCCGATGGTGCAGGTGCACAGGTTGAACTTGCCGACGTTGACCGTATTCAGCGCTGCGGCAAAGGCTTCCACGCCGGTGTGCAAAATGTCCTGCTCGCGCACCGGATAGTTCTCCAGCCGGAAGGTGCTGACGTAGATCTGCATGTGCACGACATTGTCGAGCAGGTGGTAGTTCTCGTGCCTGCTGTCGGCGGCGAAGAACACATACCCTTCCGCGGCATCCGCCTCACTCACGTCGTCTCGACGGCCGAACACCGAGACCATGCTGGCGACGTTGCCGTTGCCGATGTAGTACTTCTCGCCGGTCGCCCGGTAGCGGATGCCGTTGGCGCGGTCCTCCTCGCTGGCCGGGGTCAGCACCATGTCGGTGTTGTAGACGTCGGCGCCGTGCGCACGCTCGGACAGCCCGAAGGCCATCACCTCGCCGGCCTCCAGATCGTCGGCGGCCCTGAGTTTGGCGTCTTTGTTCTCGCTCTGCCAGATCGGTCCGAGGCCAAGGATCGTGACCTGCTCGGTGTACCAATAGGTGAGCCCGTAGAAGCCGAGGATCTCCGACAGCGCGGCGTTGCGGGCGGCGTCCCAGCGTTTGTCGGGGTTCCCGTCGGCGAACTCCGACGGCGTCAGGAACGTCGCGAACAGCTTTTCCCGCTTGACGAAATCGACGAAATCGGCGGGCCACTGCGCGGCAAGGTCGTCGTCGAGGATGCGCTTCTTGCCGAGACCTTCGAAGAAGTCGATCGTGGCGCGCAGCAGTCGCCGCGTCTCTTCGTCGAACTGCTGCGGGTCGTAGGTGTTCGGGTCGAAGAGCAAGCCGTCGGTCATGCAGGCGAGCCTAAGGGTTGGCTGGCCCCGGGATTCCTGGAATCGTCGGCGGTGCAGGGACCCACGGCAGGCCGGGCACCGTCGAGTACGGCGGGCTCCACGGCGGCTGCTGAGTCGTCGGCGGCGGGCCCTCCGTGGTCGGCGGCGGCGCCTCGGTGGTTTCCGGCGGTGGAGGGGGCGGCGCGGTGCTGTTCGTCATGCGCGACGATTCGACGCCGGCGCCGGCGTCGAATCGTCGCGCATGACGAACAGCACCGCGGCCGTCAGCGCCGCCAACAGTGCCAGCACACCAGCGGCCAGCACCAAGGCGGGTTTGCGGTACCAGGGCAGCGGTTCCGGTTGCTGCCCCCACGCCTCGTGATCGAACTGCATCTGCGGTCGCGGCCCGTCGGCGTAACCGGCCCCGGCGGGGAGGTCGTAATCGTAGGCGTCGGAGGGCGCGACATCGGGCGCGTCGTCGGCGTCCGACCATGCCAGCGCGCGGAAGGTGCTCGACTGCGGCGCGTCCTGGGCACCGACCTCGGGGGCCATCGCAGTCGCCGCAGCGGCCGCGGCCGCGACGCCCGGCGCGACAGCCATCGACGTAGCGCCCTCTTCGACGGTGCCGCGGGAGGCCTTGAGACCGCCGCCGATCGCGGCGGTCAGCTCCGGTTGCGCGGTGGTGACGACGGGCACGCGGAGGTGTTCGGACAGCGTGGTGGTGATGATCGGCATCCGCGCGCCGCCGCCTGCGGTGGCGACCGCGGCCAGGTCGGTGCCGGGAACACCGTTGCGCTCCACGGCATCTCGTAGGATCGCGACGAATTCGGCGAGCGGCCCGCGCACCGCCTCGTCGAGTTCGTTGCGGGTCAGCCGGACGTCGCTGTGGTGGCCGGGCAACTCGACCACCAACGAGGTGACCGCCGCGGTGGACAACCGCTCCTTGGCGCTGCGGCACTGGGCCCGCAGCCGACTCAACGAGCCGATCGCCGATGTGCCGGACAGGTCGATGGTGCCTGCCGCGGACAAGTCGTCGAGGACGTGGGTCAGCAGCGCCTGGTCGATCAGGTCGCCGGAGAAGTCGGTGTGGCGCAGGGTCGGGCCGATCGGCGCGAATCCGTTGGCGGCGTCGGCGAGCGTGATGCTGGTGCCGGTGCCACCGAAGTCGCAGAGCGCGACCACACCGCGAGTCGGCAGCCCGGGGTCGTCCTGCAACGCGGTGAGCGCAGCGGAGGCGTCGGATAGCAGCGCCGCCTGCGCGAGGTCCGGTCCCGACGCCAGCGCGGTGCGTAAGGCGTCGACGGCGGCGGGCCGCCAGTGCGCGGGATAGGTGACGGCAACCGGGCCACCCGGGGGGCCGACCGTGCGCAGCATGGCGCGCAACGCGTCGGCGAGCACCCGATCGGCCATGTGGGTCGAACCGTCGGCGGCGACGATCCCCACCGGGTCGCCGACGCGGTCGACGAAGTCGGTGATGATCAGCCCGCGTTCGGCGAGGTTGGGGTTTTCGCTGGGCACGCCGACCTCGGGCGGCCGGTGGGGGTACAGCGTCACCACCGGGGACCGCCGTACCGCGGTCCGGCCCACTACGACGGCCGCCAGGTTGGTCGCGCCAACCGACAGCCCTACCCCGTCAGACATGTCACTCCGTCTCGATGAAACCCTATCGGTAGTCCATCTTGATCGACGGCGCCATCGTTACCAGCAAATCGTCGTCGCGTTGAGTCTGCGGCTACGGCGCCAAATTGCCCGACACGACCGCCCTCAGCGCAGAGTCAACGCCAGAACCCCGAGTGCGGAATGCTACCGAATGGTCCCCACACCCGGGATCAGCGGCAGATCGAGTGCGGTCACCCACCCCGGCGAGAGGTCGTTGACGGCGGGCACCGCGTTCAGCGCCCGCAGACCGGTCGCAAGGCAACCGGCCGCCGCGGCGTCGCGTCCCGAGCCGTCGGTGAAGCGGAACGCGGTCTCCTGGAAGATGCTCGGCGTGCCCTCGATGTCGACGCGATAGACGTCGTTCTCGGTGCCCGACGGCCAGTCAGGAGCGGCGTCGGCGCCGATCCTGTTGACGTGCTCCAGCTGGATGCGAGTCTGCCCCTGATACACGCCATTGATGGTGAACCGCACGGCCGCAACGTTTCCGGGTTCGATGATGCCCTTGGCCGACTTGCGCTCGGTCGGCGTCACCCACTTGTCCCATGTCGTGGTGATCTCGTCGAGCATGATGCCGGCGGCGTGCGCGATCATCGGAACCGTTGCGCCCCAAGCGAAT includes:
- a CDS encoding alpha/beta hydrolase — translated: MTCPTVLLVPGAWHKPGHFDLLVNELTDVDVRTVTLTSSGDDPATLGDMYADAAVIAQAAAAIDGPVVVVAHSYGGVPTTQALAKAENVRRVVYLAAFQLDVGESLLSPNGGRLMPWTRLHHRDGIGGYVEVTTPMTAFYHDVEDRTATQAVAQLGYQRYTAMQQQVTETAWRTIPSTYVICEGDNAIPVAAQEMMAKNANDVLRIETSHSPFLSQPEALAQLIRRCLE
- a CDS encoding glycosyltransferase gives rise to the protein MARVLAYLSPAMGHFFPASVLLRELGNRGHEIALRTFAAGVQTGCDMGFDTQPVDPRIEVTRLGDAGAASPKEALSQVREAFARRAEFEIFDLAEAIHEFHPELLIVDPNCWGASAVAEASGLPWLSFWAFVPYLRSRGVPPWGPGLRPWPGPVGRLRDALLRPKFNAPDAWTASHNVIRARLGLSPLKSADDYARRAPLLLVATAQPFDYPRPDTDDSIQYIGPCSYDPTPPTVPTWLTQIDRPIILISTSSEDQGDIQLARVALEAMADAPVHVVATFPAGVPPDITPPPNATVREFVPHSLVLARASCAVTHGGMGVTQKSLAHGVPVCVVPYGRDQFEVARRVEVAKCGTRLLPKNLTVPRMRAKILEAMTMADGARRVADGYAATGGAARGADVIEQRLLTSTRDAS
- a CDS encoding acyl-CoA dehydrogenase family protein, coding for MTDGLLFDPNTYDPQQFDEETRRLLRATIDFFEGLGKKRILDDDLAAQWPADFVDFVKREKLFATFLTPSEFADGNPDKRWDAARNAALSEILGFYGLTYWYTEQVTILGLGPIWQSENKDAKLRAADDLEAGEVMAFGLSERAHGADVYNTDMVLTPASEEDRANGIRYRATGEKYYIGNGNVASMVSVFGRRDDVSEADAAEGYVFFAADSRHENYHLLDNVVHMQIYVSTFRLENYPVREQDILHTGVEAFAAALNTVNVGKFNLCTCTIGMTEHAFYEAITHAQNRILYGHPVTDFTHVRANFVDAYARLVAMKLFSQRAVDYFRSASLEDRRYLLFNPMTKAKVTMEGETVVRALHDVIAAKGYEKNTMFREVSQLIGTLPRLEGTVHVNVGLVLKFMPNYMFNPAEYPEIPTRNDPADDTFFWNQGPTRGAAKVQFADWKPTYEDHARIPNVARFYEQAQAFSTLLATAAPDADQQKDLGFMLNVGHLFSLIVYGQLILEQAVLTGLDDDIVDQIFDFQIRDFSAYAVALHGKPSSTQAQQDWAVAAIRKPVSDAERFDRVWQRVEAYDGAYEMRP
- a CDS encoding DJ-1/PfpI family protein, with amino-acid sequence MYAQIVLFDGFDPLDAIAPFEVLAAGSDAVGGDLEVELVSAGGPRQVVSGTRGMVLNATAQLDPAKPGYVIVPGASGPIDGDPDEVDTIPVLLARFGETSAVPLMRKAMANPDVTVATVCGGSLALAMAGLLEGRHAVTHHLGMDVLDATGVTVVDARVVDDGDLVTAGAVTSGLDLALYLLQRSYGPQVALSVEKLFGYERRGTVWT